The proteins below are encoded in one region of Methanosarcina barkeri 3:
- a CDS encoding methanogenesis marker 8 protein encodes MPHIMEMMGKARVVVKDGKVMEVEAPEVEWCPLFVKLRGVQKMTQDEIRKNMESRITELGMFTEKRKLEFETTVVAFGASEIMMSGLNNGFLETTVTACDGAGTVVSDNPALVQGIGGRMSGLIETEPIDAVIKGIEERGGTVLEPSNAAINPIGGVKKAAELGYRKIAVTVADPKTAKSLRKLEPELGLDLIIIAVHVTGLSREEAQDILKSSDIVISCASRHIRELADPLVQVAAAIPLFALTQKGKELVIERAKDIQSPILINTMKLPVLPSHKQPKNLI; translated from the coding sequence ATGCCTCACATAATGGAAATGATGGGTAAAGCCAGAGTAGTCGTAAAAGACGGTAAGGTTATGGAAGTCGAAGCCCCTGAAGTAGAATGGTGCCCACTTTTTGTCAAGCTGCGTGGAGTCCAGAAGATGACTCAGGACGAAATCCGGAAAAATATGGAGTCCCGGATTACTGAGTTAGGTATGTTTACGGAAAAGCGTAAGCTCGAGTTTGAAACAACCGTTGTTGCCTTTGGCGCTTCAGAAATAATGATGAGTGGCCTCAATAACGGCTTTTTAGAAACAACCGTAACCGCCTGCGATGGTGCAGGAACTGTTGTATCGGATAATCCGGCACTAGTTCAGGGAATCGGGGGCAGGATGTCAGGTCTTATTGAAACCGAGCCAATAGATGCTGTTATTAAAGGAATTGAAGAGCGTGGAGGAACTGTACTTGAGCCATCAAATGCAGCCATTAATCCTATAGGTGGGGTAAAGAAAGCTGCCGAACTCGGCTACCGAAAAATTGCAGTAACTGTGGCTGACCCAAAAACTGCAAAAAGCCTTCGGAAGCTCGAACCCGAACTAGGACTTGACCTGATAATAATTGCCGTGCATGTCACGGGTTTGAGTAGAGAAGAAGCTCAGGATATTCTTAAAAGTTCAGATATCGTGATTAGCTGTGCTTCCAGACATATCAGGGAACTTGCAGACCCTCTGGTCCAGGTTGCAGCCGCAATTCCACTTTTTGCCCTTACTCAGAAGGGAAAAGAACTTGTGATTGAAAGGGCAAAGGACATTCAAAGTCCAATTCTGATCAATACTATGAAGCTGCCTGTGCTGCCTTCACATAAGCAGCCTAAGAATCTGATTTAA
- the pap gene encoding polyphosphate:AMP phosphotransferase, which translates to MLEKIDLSKTIEIDEYKKNYKILKAKLGELQRKAWELKIPVILVFEGWHISGMAEDINRFILSLDPRGYDFHTLTRPCYEELLKPFIARFWTRVPVRGKSAIFDRSWYSRAMIECLGEEISEEKLQKYLEEINYFERQLADDKYLIIKIFLHISEKEHKERFKSLKKYDIPIFDEYEDEEKQDLDFIHKYNEYLPFIENILEKTDMPYAPWTIVEANDRNFATLKIMMTVIHAIEASIEQTTRIPAEQTLKYLDMEISEVSQFNNSILEKIDLSKKMDADEYKKSKKLCQQKLADLQYELFEKKRPLIVIFEGWDAAGKGGNIYRLVENLNPRLYRVVPVGSPNDIEKAHHYLWRFCESIPKAGHITIFDRSWYGRVLVERVEGFCSEEEWKRAYREINEFEETLTQAGAIVVKFWLHIDKETQLERFNSRQLDPEKKWKITAEDWRNRDKWKDYETAADEMLRKTSTINAQWIIVESNDKRYSRIKVLKSATEALEKNLKN; encoded by the coding sequence ATGCTTGAAAAAATTGACCTCTCCAAGACTATAGAAATTGATGAATACAAAAAAAATTACAAAATATTAAAAGCCAAACTTGGAGAACTCCAGCGAAAAGCCTGGGAATTAAAAATACCTGTTATTCTTGTTTTTGAGGGCTGGCACATATCCGGGATGGCCGAAGATATTAATCGTTTTATTCTCTCACTGGACCCCAGAGGATACGATTTCCACACCTTGACCAGGCCCTGCTATGAAGAACTCCTTAAGCCCTTCATTGCACGCTTCTGGACCAGGGTTCCTGTGAGAGGAAAGAGTGCAATCTTTGACAGGAGCTGGTACAGCAGGGCGATGATAGAATGTCTGGGGGAAGAAATCTCTGAAGAAAAACTGCAGAAATACCTGGAGGAAATAAACTATTTTGAGCGGCAGCTCGCCGATGATAAATATCTTATAATAAAAATTTTCCTTCACATAAGTGAAAAAGAGCATAAAGAGCGTTTTAAAAGCCTTAAAAAATATGATATTCCGATATTTGATGAGTATGAGGATGAAGAAAAGCAAGATCTTGATTTTATCCATAAATACAATGAGTATCTGCCGTTTATCGAGAATATCCTGGAAAAAACCGATATGCCTTATGCTCCCTGGACAATAGTGGAAGCTAATGACAGGAACTTTGCAACTTTGAAAATTATGATGACGGTCATCCATGCAATTGAAGCTTCTATTGAGCAGACAACTAGAATTCCGGCTGAACAGACTCTTAAGTATCTGGATATGGAGATCTCAGAAGTTTCTCAGTTTAACAATTCCATTCTGGAAAAGATTGACCTTTCCAAAAAGATGGATGCTGATGAATATAAAAAATCAAAAAAATTATGTCAGCAAAAACTTGCAGACCTCCAGTATGAACTTTTTGAGAAAAAACGCCCTCTAATAGTGATCTTTGAAGGCTGGGACGCTGCAGGCAAAGGAGGAAACATCTACCGCCTTGTAGAAAATTTAAATCCCAGACTCTACCGGGTAGTTCCTGTGGGCTCGCCAAATGACATAGAGAAGGCTCATCATTACCTCTGGCGTTTCTGCGAATCAATACCTAAAGCCGGCCATATAACAATTTTTGATAGGAGCTGGTACGGTCGCGTCCTGGTAGAAAGAGTTGAAGGCTTTTGCAGTGAGGAAGAGTGGAAAAGAGCTTACAGGGAGATCAATGAATTTGAAGAAACCCTTACACAGGCCGGAGCAATTGTAGTCAAGTTCTGGCTTCACATTGACAAAGAGACTCAACTGGAACGCTTTAACAGCCGGCAACTTGACCCTGAAAAAAAATGGAAAATTACAGCTGAAGACTGGCGGAACCGGGATAAATGGAAGGATTATGAAACCGCTGCAGACGAGATGCTCCGGAAAACAAGTACAATAAATGCCCAGTGGATTATTGTAGAATCAAACGATAAACGATACTCAAGAATCAAAGTACTGAAAAGTGCTACTGAAGCCCTTGAAAAAAATCTGAAGAATTAA
- a CDS encoding PKD domain-containing protein, which yields MKRTTTFFVLALLALTLCTATAGASSTSTACNVKIVKFTVNNPTGTAPAKVGFTTYTAGNVTSVQVQVLDKNGKVVASCRSYCTHCTVKHICNCSLTLKNPGTYDVKVTAYGTGSCHVEQTKKSAITIKAVNLVPNFTCSASGKKVTFKDASTGAAKWSWNFGDGSKSTLKNPTHTYKKAGKYKVCLTVCNSGNSCKSICKTVTVK from the coding sequence ATGAAACGAACAACAACTTTCTTTGTATTAGCCTTATTGGCTTTGACGTTATGTACAGCTACCGCAGGCGCTTCATCTACCAGTACTGCGTGCAACGTAAAAATTGTCAAGTTTACAGTGAACAATCCAACCGGAACAGCACCAGCCAAAGTAGGATTTACAACTTATACGGCAGGCAACGTTACAAGTGTTCAAGTACAGGTATTGGATAAAAACGGAAAGGTAGTTGCATCCTGTAGATCTTACTGTACACACTGCACGGTAAAGCATATCTGTAACTGCTCGCTTACTCTTAAAAATCCTGGTACCTATGACGTAAAAGTAACTGCATATGGTACTGGAAGTTGTCATGTAGAGCAGACTAAAAAGTCAGCCATTACAATAAAAGCTGTAAATCTCGTTCCAAATTTTACATGCAGCGCATCCGGTAAGAAAGTTACCTTTAAAGACGCGTCTACAGGAGCTGCAAAATGGTCCTGGAACTTCGGTGATGGCTCCAAATCTACTTTAAAGAATCCAACTCACACATATAAAAAGGCAGGAAAATATAAAGTTTGCTTGACCGTATGCAATTCAGGGAATTCTTGTAAGTCTATCTGCAAGACCGTGACCGTAAAGTAA
- a CDS encoding DUF2551 domain-containing protein: MVSIRAKIKSRLEKFLEVDSSGYRRAILCIFIKVKKATIDELHEMLASKYNVSRNTVASMVGYIHSKLGILRAHKESYKTPMVYLLREEYIDLLMKIVASPKSSAEFTT, encoded by the coding sequence ATGGTATCCATCCGAGCTAAAATTAAATCCAGGTTAGAGAAATTTCTAGAAGTTGATTCCAGTGGATATCGAAGGGCAATCCTGTGTATCTTCATCAAGGTAAAAAAAGCGACTATTGACGAACTGCATGAAATGCTTGCAAGTAAGTATAACGTATCTCGGAATACAGTCGCATCCATGGTAGGGTACATCCATTCGAAGCTTGGAATTCTAAGAGCGCATAAAGAATCCTATAAAACTCCTATGGTTTACCTTTTGAGAGAAGAATATATAGACCTGCTAATGAAAATTGTAGCTTCACCTAAGTCATCTGCTGAGTTTACGACTTGA